GGTCCCCAAGAGCAATCAGTGCTGTGTTAACCCCGGTCTCTTGGGATGCTGTAGGTGCTTATTTCCGATTCAGAAATGAGTCAGTCGATGAGGAAGCGCGTAGGGGTGCAGAGCCGTGCGAGGTGCCCGGCCAGCTGGGAGTCACCTCGTGCAGCTCAGAGGTGCCGGTTCAGTCCTAGGTGACTGCGCTGGTTTCCGCGGGGCTCGCAGCAGCGGGGCTGGGACTCCCTGCCGGGGTGGTGGTGACGCGGgtgcagcaaggagagctgCGATCCCCCGCGCACCCGGCTTTGGATGGGGACAGGGGCTGCTCGGCCGTGCGTCCTCGTGCCCCTGGCTGAGCACGCGGCGTGTCTCACTGTTTCAGCCTGTGGCACCTCCAAGCTGTTCCCGCTTATGTGGGAACCATTTGCTTAGTGTCCTTGGCATCTTGAGACGCTACGGAGCTCCCCTCACTTGTGATTCAAGGTTTCCAATGGAAATCTAGGTCTGGCTTAAAAAGGCTGCTTATCCGTTGCTTCagtttgctgctgtttgctcttCTCCCCCGCCCCATCCCGAACTGCAAACACCCCGCAACCACCACCCTGTCCTGGGCCAGGGGGAAGATACTTACaactgggggaaaaataatgcGCCCAGGTGCGAAGTCGTTTCTGGAGGAGTATTACTGTCCTGCCTGCGAGGCTGGTCGCGGCAGCGAGCGCCAAAGCCTTGCTAGTGTTAGTTCAGCAGCTCGGTGCCGCAGGCTGGAGCCCGCGCTAGCCCCGTGCCTCCAGGCTCCTCTGGAGGCCGCCAGGTCGATAGTCCCCGCTGCAGCGTTGTCGTCTTGGTCCAGCGGCTGCGGGCGCGTTCGGATGCGCAGCTCTGTTCAGtcccctcttcctcttgctgcgCAGCCAAGAGCTTAAGTTGGAGGCGTAACGGAGTtcaaccaccaccacctctatttttccttctttgtcaGGCCACTTCATTCATAGCAGGCAGCCCCAGACgttgctgtgcctgcagaagcGTCTGTACTTTAACCTCTCCGTGCTGGAGGAGGGCGAGCGCTTGACGATGGCTCAGCTAGAGATCAAATTCAGCCACAACTCCTACCACACCTCCAGCCGGGGCCAGGTCTTCGGGCTGCGGCTGTACCAAACCGCCCAGCTGTCCCTGCGGGGGATGCCCTCCCGCGAGCACAGCCGAAAGCTGCTGGTGGAGCAGTCCTTCGCCCAGCTGCACAAGTCTCTCCTCTTCAACCTGAGCGGGGTGGCAAAGGACTGGCAAACTTACAGCAAGAATCTGGGCTTGGTCTTGGAGATCTCAGTAGGCGGCGGGGATGGTGCATCAGCCCTGGTGAgctgggggctgcagagccTCTGTGCCAGCATCGACTCCTTCCTGGATACCTCTCTCCTGGTGGTGACGCTCAGCCGGCAGCAGTGCAAGGCCtccaggaggaggagaagtacTTACGATGCCCCCATCACGCCAAGCAACCTCTGCAAGCCCAGGCGGCTCTACATCAGCTTCAGCGACGTCGGCTGGGAGAACTGGATCATCGCCCCCCAGGGCTACATGGCTAATTACTGCCTGGGCGAGTGTCCCTTCCCGCTGACAGCCGAGCTGAACAGCACCAACCACGCCATCCTCCAGACCATGGTGCACTCGCTGGACCCCGAGGGCACCCCGCAGCCCTGCTGCGTCCCCGTCCGCCTGTCCCCCATCTCCATCCTGTACTACGACAACAACGACAACGTGGTGCTGCGGCACTACGAGGACATGGTGGTGGATGAGTGTGGCTGCCGATAGcggaggggccggggggcgTGCGTGGGGGGCGTGCGCTGGGGCGGGATGAAGCACTGTCGAAGGAGCGAGAGAATAAATCCCGATGTCTTGACTCCCCGCTGTACTGGTGTTTAGGGATGTTGCTAGTGGTGCGTCGGGGGCCGGAGCTCCCCCCGAACCGCCGCGCGCGGCCGAGGAGACTCTAGGGCATCGTTCCCGGGTTTGGGCTTGTGGTTCAGCAGCACCTGGGTGCTTGGTCCCGTCCCCGCCCCAAGCAGCCGCCTGCTGCGGCCGGCGCGGGCACGTAGGGGTTATGAGCGAGTCTGACGCCGGCCGCCTGCTCGGGCGACGGCGGCTCCGGTTCGTGAATCCCGGCCGCCCACGGAGAGAGCGCCGGCGCGTCTCGGGGAGCGAGGCGCCCTCCGCCAGGCGCAGCGGCTCGCCCGCCCCGCTTGGCGCAGCGATGCTGGCTCTTCGTGCTGCCCAGGCGTGCGCGGGTGAgcggggaggcagcagctcGGCCCCGCCGCGAGAAGAGGTATGTCGTCGCCGCAGGAGCTGCGTCGCGGTGGCTGAATCCCTCCTCGCAGCGCAGGCAGCCGGTGCGCAAGCGGTGGCATCTTTTGTGCTGGCAACTCCGACGTGAGCTCATTCTTCGTGTGTGTGTGCTGATTTTGGGGTTGGGGGGGCACAGCCGTATACACAGTTCAGAGGCGCTGAGCAGCCACTGTGCAGCGCTGCTGTCCAGCCAGGCGTTACCTGCAGCTGAAAAACCACGGCCGGGCCGGCTCGGTGCGCGCGGGCAGAGCGCTGTGTCTGCACTCCTGGACGGCAGGGCGCTGCAGGAGTTTTAATTTACCTCATTAGCGCCGCGCTGAGAGCAGGTCCGGGGCCAGCCGGCGGCATGCCGGGCTCCCAAGCTGCCCGACCCTGCTGCTACCTGCACGTCCAGCCGTTGTAGCACCACGCAGCAGTGTTACGGCCCTGTTAATTCAGGCACCGCATTAATTGTGAGCTTAGAGTGGGAAAGAgcaagaattattattattattttttttttatgttactttTTCCGttggtcttttttgtttgtttggtgtgtgggtttttttttttttttttttttttttttaataaggctTGAGCTCAACCCTGCAGTTGTTGGCTGTGTTTCCTAGTCTGTTGCAATAGCGTGGACACTGTCACCAAGTCTGTTTAGTGCTGTTAACAAAAGCTAGCAGCTCAGTAGTGGTTGAGCTGTAGTAACTAGCTTCGTATCATCTCTTGAGCAACTGTGATCACTGAGgagttgctgcttttcttctacCTTTAAGCAGGTGAGCTGTGAAGTCATTTATGGCAGCTAGGTTACGGCCCAGGCAGTTACTAAGCCATTCctcctgccctgtgctgcagcttcTGGGGGAGCaaggagggagggcaggaggagaaacaaatctgaattagacttgaacttttttttttttttaatgccagttTGAAAAAGTTgtgtgaattttctttcttgtagcTATGTTGTAATGTCTTAAATGTTGGATTAATGAGTTTAGGCCTCTTCCCTAAGTGGACGCACTAAAGGTTTAACCACTTCTTAGTTTGCAGAGGCAACATCTTCCTGCCCCTCCATGGTGGTGTTTTTTGCTAACATGCCTGAAATCTGTAGCAGGTGACCAAGACTGGAGTAGCTTTGAAGCAGACTGATGGTTTCAGATCTAAACACATGTTTCTTGGCTCTGGCAGCAGGGAGCTCCGGGGAGGTTTGCCCTGCATTATTCCAACAGCTGGACAAGAGCAATGTTGGAATTAACTCCAAACACTTAACGGCGTAAGGACTTAGAGGACTCACAGGAGTTCATTCAAATTCAAGATGGACAGCACTGTAAAACCCTAAGGTATCTTTTGAACCTCTGCTGTGAAGGGCTCAGCTCACGAAGGTGCAGGGTGTGAGGGAGACCCCTTACCGGGTTCCCCAACAAGACAGGGTGACAGTCCAAAGCACTGCCCTGTCCAAGCAGCACGTGGCCAAGTGGATTATAACACAAACAGTTCAGGTGACAACAGCAACTAGAAATTGAGACAGTTTCTGAGCAGCTGTACTGAGCTTGTATCAAATCAAAACTGTGTGCAGCTCAGCTACTGCTGCCACCACTGTGACTGCTGCCTGAGCACACGGTGTAGTGCCAAAACCAGACCTAAACACCTGGGCTGTACTTTCAGCAAAAGCTGAGCCATTCTTGAAGGACTGCTCAGGCCGAAGAGGGTGGTCTCAGGTTCAGCTGCCTACCTGAGCCAGGCAAGCACTACTTCACAGGAATAAATGCAACACTTAGTTTTCCAGAGAGCACGGGAAGCAAGAGGTAGGAAATCTTCCAAGCTGGACTGGTCACCTTTAGCCAAGCGCTTCACAACGCCTGCAACTCCCACCCCGCAGCAGCGCACAGGTCCAGAATATTCCCGTTTGAGCTAATTCCCACGGCATGCATATAACTTGTCAAGAGCCAGAGGAGGGAACACGGGTAGGGCATTTAACAGACTTTTCACAGTTCATTTGCTTATCCATGTACGCTATGCACACACCACACTTTTGTACTagtatgtgtttaaaaaaagtaataaacttGAAGTTTATACAATCAGACTAAGTTTTAATGAATGTTTCATGGTTTCATCATTGAAAGTTAGGGGCCATCGTGAATGCAAGAGctgtttattaatattttattgatgacaaacaggtttaaaacaaactgagacaaaatcaaaaaagagTAACACCGTGCTAGCACTGATGTCTGGATTTATAAAACTTAGAGTAACtgctacagaggaaaaaaaaaacagcacaaagcaGAGGCAAGCATTCCAATCAGTGAAATaaagggggtgggggagagggtgAGTTACATTACTCAATGGATTGCATTGCACAAGGGGGTTACAGCTTAAACCTATCTCAAAACTATGCAACTACGCAGCCtaaccagaaggaaaaaaaattaaaaagcccTTCGGcaatgttaataaataaaacagtccATCTTACAAGGAAGGAAGGTGGCCTGTGTCTCCATTCTTTCACATTTTAGAAGTCTAAACTCTGGAGGCTTTTTATGAAACGAGAAtggtttttatttctggaaagtttagtttattttgcagttcttgAACTATGTTCACtgcaggactgaaaaaaaatttgaacaCCTGTTCCATTTTATGTGCACACTACTCACAGTTTGTGGGTATGCTACACCGGATCTGTACTGGGGGAGAGACACTCTTGAAAAACTACAGCAAATACAGGTTATGAAAGCGGGTCAACAATCTACAGAAAGGACAGTAATGAAAGGGTTTTCCCCCCCAGTTACAAAAAGTGGGGTTTACATCATTTTAAGTACATTCATATGAGAGGTATTTTGagatccccccaaaaaaagactAGAAACACTTGGAGCCCTTTGAGTATAAAGCTAACTTAattcaaactttaaaaacaCCTAGATTAGTAATTCACACTCTACTGATCTTAGCCAATTAGGAGGTAGAGGTTAGTCTAATTTAGGGGTCTGATAAAAATGGGTCTGTAGGAATTTAAATTCTCTGCGCTGTTTCTAAAAAGGTTTAGACACAAATAAAATGCTCCCAGTGTTCCCATATGACTTATTTAAGACATGGGTACAACTTAGAAATTGGATGGCTTCTTTTATgtgctgttttcagttttgactTCCAGCTATTTCTCAAGCCAGCATTGATGGCACAGCTGTGTCCACTACCTGAAAAATAGGCTCcgggtttgtttttaaacacctGAATCTTTCAGCTATCTGCATTAATCACTGAAGAAGCCACACAAAAGCCTAACCCATTATCTCTAATTATACCCATCTATCAGAGGCCACCTTCCAACAACTgcctgctttttccatttttccagcCTGCTTCAGTAACACTGTAGAATCTTTACTTCAGAACCAATATAATCCCCAGTTTCCACTACTTCTTCCCCAGATCTGCGGGAGTGAATAAAGCAGGCCTATTAGCATCTTTTCCTCCAGGGCCGAAGGGCACAGGAACCCATCCCCTTTTAAGCGCACAGTTCATCTTACAGAAAGGCTTGTTTTTCACAGAGTAGAGTCCAGACAGTAGCCAATTAAAGCATACAGAAAACACTTTGAAACCCTCCTCCTGCTCGAGCGCGCAGGCTCCTTTCACTCTAACTGCTATCCAATGTAGGAAGAAGAGGCTGATTGCTGCAACTTTAAATCACACTGAAAGTTCTCAAGGTTGGTGCTctaatttagttttgttttaaacattttttaagctTCTCAGAACAAGGATCTCCCAGGTCCACCACTAAGAATTCAGAGACAAACTTCTAAAAATTCAGTGCtcctttgaaaaatctctttaaaaccACCTTGTCACAAAGACCCATTCAGAATGTGGGCGACACGATGACACTAGGATTTCAGAGCCAGTGTTGGACAACAAAACCTGCATCTCAGAGTTGAGCATCAGCTATGATCCGCTGGATTTCTGCTTGGCTTGCTGTCACTTAGTCAGGAACTCTCTCTCAGATACTCTGTTTCTAAAGTGTAAACAGTTACTGCTAAAATATAGTACCCCTTTAAAACGAGAACAACTCTGAGATGAGGGTTTTCCTCTCCCTGTCTGCTCTGAAAAGTAATGCCCTGCTCGCAAAGAGAAGTATGGAATGAAGTGAAACCTGCTTAAGGCCCTTCTCTCGAGCTTGTTTGACTGGGggagcagggactcagctgACCACTCATTTCAGGGTGAGTTGCCTTCCCAGTGAGGCGCCAGCCAGTCCTTCGgtgctctctctcctctccGGTCAGTCTCCTTGTCTCAGTGAGCTAGCAGTGGGCTCTCTCGCGCGCgctcctttctccctctcctctccgtTGGTTGGtttctttctcctgttgctCTCACACAGTGGTGCTTCAGTTTTAGCAGTGGAAAACAGgtatccattttattttatttttttattacccAGAATAAAATGCTGATGAACTAAGCTCCACACAAGCTTAGCTCTTCTTCCTCAAcctgaaaacaagaaagcaaaacatttgcGTTATGGATGCCATTGTTGTgacaaatattgtttttatagATTTAAATCAGGGAATAAGCAGCAGAGGACTGAGCCTCGAGCGCCTTACACTCTAATACTGTGACAGTCCCGTCACTCCGCCATGTTGATATGCACGTTCACCCTGGTAAGTAGAGTCCTGTGACAGCGCCACATCGATCTGAGATTTAAACTCATCACCAAGGTAACTGTCCTGCAAATGAGAGCATTTGTCAAGCCTCCAACTAGTAATCAAGCTCAAGTGTTCCCTTACAGAGCATAAAGTACTACATGGTCACCAACACCAAGGGTAAGATCTGAGAGGAGCTTTTAAGTCTACCTTTTTGCTGCAGAATTTCTACAAATCAAACTGCAATCCATAAATATTAAACTTTTGGCAATAACTGGCTACTGAATAAGCAAGCAGTTAAACAAAACAGTTCAAACAAAAGCAGTCTGTAGATCAAATTCTGCTTACCTGTGATAATTCTGGTTGGGAGAGCCCAGGCTGACTCATCTGTGATGGCTGACTCATGGAGATATACCCTTGAGTCAGTGGACCCTGGGAGAAAGGCTGAGACACCACATCTTGACTTGCTTGACTATTTGGAAGGTTTGACTGACTAGTTCCAGGAATCGCAAAACGGTTTTTCTGACGCCCACCACGACCAGTCTTTCCTTTCGGTGCCCCACGTCCTGGAAAAGTGTTTATCCCAACCATCAGTGAGAACTTTTACACACATGAAGTAATGCAGAAATTAACTGCTTCTCTAAGGACCTGACTTTATAGGCAAGAggtaatattttgtttgtattcaaTTTGCAAGTGCTGAGAAATCAAAAGGCAGAACTGCCAAGGTAGACAGGCAAAAGAACACTCTCCCTGGAGGCTGCAGTACTACTGTATTTGCATTCAACACAACTAAGACTTGTTACTCAAGCACATCATCATTTAACCTCATCAACACAGCTGCAAGAGTAACAAAAGCAATTCTCCCACTTGAGACAGAGAGAGGCTTCTGCCCTGTTCCACCCTTGCCCAACGTACCTGCAGCTGGTCCATTAGCCTGGCCAAAGTATCCCGGTGGTGGCATCGGTGGCATCACAAGGTTGAAAGGGATAGGAATGT
This sequence is a window from Rhea pennata isolate bPtePen1 chromosome 27, bPtePen1.pri, whole genome shotgun sequence. Protein-coding genes within it:
- the GDF1 gene encoding embryonic growth/differentiation factor 1 isoform X1 is translated as MESGVPKSNQCCVNPGLLGCCHFIHSRQPQTLLCLQKRLYFNLSVLEEGERLTMAQLEIKFSHNSYHTSSRGQVFGLRLYQTAQLSLRGMPSREHSRKLLVEQSFAQLHKSLLFNLSGVAKDWQTYSKNLGLVLEISVGGGDGASALVSWGLQSLCASIDSFLDTSLLVVTLSRQQCKASRRRRSTYDAPITPSNLCKPRRLYISFSDVGWENWIIAPQGYMANYCLGECPFPLTAELNSTNHAILQTMVHSLDPEGTPQPCCVPVRLSPISILYYDNNDNVVLRHYEDMVVDECGCR
- the GDF1 gene encoding embryonic growth/differentiation factor 1 isoform X2; translation: MWPLSVHASFRAGLAWALLSAILGMDLSLQESLLLKSLGLSAKPSPKTAVPVPSVLWRIFQNRKTPTNKGLEDACKVEEFNVPGNIIRVFADQGHFIHSRQPQTLLCLQKRLYFNLSVLEEGERLTMAQLEIKFSHNSYHTSSRGQVFGLRLYQTAQLSLRGMPSREHSRKLLVEQSFAQLHKSLLFNLSGVAKDWQTYSKNLGLVLEISVGGGDGASALVSWGLQSLCASIDSFLDTSLLVVTLSRQQCKASRRRRSTYDAPITPSNLCKPRRLYISFSDVGWENWIIAPQGYMANYCLGECPFPLTAELNSTNHAILQTMVHSLDPEGTPQPCCVPVRLSPISILYYDNNDNVVLRHYEDMVVDECGCR